The sequence AGGGTGACTTTGAACAATACCGTAGTATTAGTCATGGTGAGCATACCTTTGGTTTTAATGAGGATAATGAATGGGTTGTATCGGATGTTTCTTCAAATAATCACGGAATTTCATTCAAGCTTGATGGTGTTGCGTATTCAAGCAATCTTTTAGGAAATCATCAAGCAAGTAATTGTGCCGGTGTGATTGCCTTATTGAGTAAGCTTGGTATTGATGATGCTGTGATTCGTGAGGGTTTAAATCATGTAGCATTAACGTCTCTACGAACAGAACTTGTTGAAAAGGGAAATGCTTTGGTGTTACTGGATGCCTATAAGTCCAATCCAATTAGTGCTAAGTATGCGCTCGATTTACTGGCTCATTATGAATATGATGGCGACCGTGTAGCGATTTTAAGCGACATGGTAGAGTTAGGTCCTGAGAGTCATAAGGCACATCTTGAGGTTTTAGATTGCATTCAAGATTTAAACATTAAGATGGTTCATACATTAGGGCCGGAGTTTAAGAAAGCACTATCCGATAGTAGACTGGATGCGTTACGTTTTACGAATGATGACACATTTGAGGCATTTGTAGAGCGTGTTACACCATGTTTTGATGAACATGCGATGATATTAATTAAAGGATCACGTTCGTATCAACTCGAACGATTAATGGAAGAGGTAAAGTAGATGAATAAGTTACAAGTGGCATTAGTTTTTGGCTCGATTAATAGCGAACATGATATTTCTGTTGCAAGTGCAGCCTCCGTTTTAGAACATTTTCCAAAGGAAAAATTTGATTGTGTACCCTTATACATCGGTAAAGATGGAAAATGGTATACTGGAAATTATACTTTAGATATGATGCAATCCAATAAACTGGAAGGACATCGAGAACTCTATTTACAATTCAATTATGATCGTCCGGGATTTATTTATGCAGATGATCAAAGTTTACTTCCTGTGGACGTCGCATTTTTAATGTTACATGGACGTATGGGAGAAGGTGGACAAGTCCAAGGGCTTCTTAAATGTGCAAATATCCCATTTACTGGATGTGATGTTCTATCTTCCGCATTATGTATGGATAAAGGGTTTACGCATATTATCTGTGAAGCAGCAGGAATTGATATGGCAGCTTACCAACTCATTACTCATATTAATGATATTGATTTTGAAAAAGTTGAATATCCTTGTATTGTGAAACCAAGTCGAGAAGGATCTTCATTTGGTGTGAGTTACGTACGTAATTATGATGAACTCTTAAATGCATGTTTGTTTGCTTTTGAGTTTGATTCAAGGGTTTTAATTGAAGCATACATCAAAGGAACGGAAGTCGGTCTAGGTATTCTTAAAACCGATCAAGAGCTTATTGTAAGTGAAGTGGATCAAGTGAATGTTTCAGGAGAAGTGTTTGATTTCCAAGAGAAGTACCATCCACACGCTACAGAGACATTGCCTGTTTCCACATTCCCAGAATCTGTACGCAAAGAAGTTAAACGACTGGGTGAACTTGCATTTAATGTTCTTGATTGTGCGCAGTTTTCACGTCTTGATTTCTTTGTGACTGAAGATCATCGTATCTTCTTAAACGAAGTCAATACAATTCCAGGGTTTACAAGTTCATCACGTTACCCAGGTATGTTGAATCGTGCGGGTGTAAGTTACCCTGAATTGATTACAAAAATGATTGAGGATTTACTATGATTAATAACTGTACTGTATTTGTAGATGAACAAAGAATTTTAAATAACACTTTAAAATTACGTGAGATTATCAAACCTGAGACGAAGATTATCGCGGTAATTAAAGCGAATGGATATGGTTGTGGTCTCGTAGAGGTTGCACATACCTGTGAAAAAATGAAGATTGATGTCCTTGCGGTACTTAATATCGAACAAGCGCGTGATTTAAGAAAGCACGGTATCACAACACCAATTTTACTTTTGGGTGCCACTTTAGAATCAAACTTTAAATATTTAATCGAATATGATTTAATGCAAGTTATCATTAATCACGATTATGCTTTAAAATTAAACCAATTCGGACTTGATCACGCTGTTAAAGTTAAGACACACGTGAAAGTTGATACAGGTCTTCATCGTTTGGGCATGGAAGATTATGATGAAATTAAATCTTGCTATGGCCTTGAGGGACTAGAAGTTTGTGGAATTTACAGTCATTTTGTGGAAGCGCAATCTTATGAAGGGGATGCGGTTGCGTTTTCTATGTTACAACTTGATCGTTATAAAGCAGTGATCGATAAACTTCGTCACGATGGTATTGATCCTAAAATGACGCATATTCAAAACAGTCCTTCAATTCTTAATTTTGGAGATTTAGGTTTTGATGCAGTACGCTGCGGTATGATTATGTTTGGTCTTTATCATCCTTCTCAACTTGAGATGTCTTTAAATGATGGGTATGAGCCCGTCTTATCCTTTGAATCACGCGTTTGTATGGTGCGTGAGCTTAAAAAAGGGGAATTTGTAGGTTATGGTCGAACATTCCAAGCAGAACACGACATGATGCTTGCAACGGTCTCTGCGGGCTATTGCGATGGTGTGATGAAGTCGTTGTCACTTAATGGTGGTCATGTTGTCATTAATGATACGCTATGTCCTATTGTTGGAGATATTGCGATGTCCCAATTTATGGTTGATGTCACGGGGGTTCCGTGCAACCTTGAAGATCGTGTTATTCTCTTTGGTCATGAAAAACAAACTATTTATGATTACATTGGGATCACAGGTCAATCCATCAATGAGTTGATCAGTCATATTCTTTATGACATTCCTCGCATTTACATTCATCAAATCGAATCGAAATAAAAAGAGCACCTCAATTGTTGGGGTGCTTTTTTTTGCGCACAAAAAAAGAAGGCCGAAGCCTTCTATTTAAAGTTTACAACTACTTCAGAACCTTCATGATCACTTAATCGAAAGGAACTCATGGCTACGCCATCTACAGTAAAGGAATCGATAACACCCGATGCCTTGCCTTGTGTGTCGACGGTCAGATAACCTGCATCGGCAGCCCGTTTTAGATTTGAACGGAGATAGTCACCAGAAGCGGTAATTTCTAAGTCCGTGACATTAACTCGAATGGTTGTACCAGAGTAATCTCCAGGTTTTACGCTTTTTCCAAGAATGTTTGGATCTGCGGAGACAACGGATTTATACTTGTTGCCTTCAAGAACATAGTTTCCTTGGATAAGATCACGACTAAATCCTGCCGCAACCATCTGTTCTACAAAGTCATTAAATGCGGTACCAGCTGATGGTACAGAAACACTGATTTCTTTTGCATCAACTGATGTACAGACAACATTACTCTTCTTGCCGGTACTCTTATCAAAGGTATAGTATGAACATGCTTCAATCTTACCTTTTAAGTTCTCGATTGTGACTGAGATTTCTTGGTTTGGACCTTCGGTCATGGATTCCGCGATTGGTTTTCCATCAACACGAATTTCGGATTTATAACGAACCGCTCCAAAGAGCCATGATGGATCATACAATCGTTTTCCATCCACAGTACCACCGCTAGGGTAGTTCATCGTTATGGTAGAAGGTGCAACGGTTAATTGCGATGCATCCGGATAGGTTGCCATCTTAATATCGAAATTAAATTTATTGCCTTTTTGGTTCATCATAACTTTATGATCGCTCAGTGCAGATAAGTCTTTTGGACTCGCTTCCGCAAGTTTTAAGAAATCGCGTTTGATATAACCTGTGGCAAGTAAACTTTGATCCATGCCCTCTACAGGTGCTTGATACGGGAAGGTACCCAAGATATGTTGGATATCTGCAACCGAACCTGGACGGGCAACATCATCACCTGTCCCAAAGGACTCTTCAATAAGATCGAGTAAATAACTGTTTAATTTACCTGTAAGGTTTTGTGATGCTTCATCAACACCATACTCATCAATAAAGTAAGGGTTCTTTTTATCTTTTGAATCAAAACCAGTCCATGTCGCAATACTGTATTCTGATGTTGCGGTAATCATGAGACGGTCTTTAATTGCATTTCGTGGAACACCAGTGGCATCAGCCGTTTCATTATCGTATTTATTTGTACCGGTTTTACCAAATACAGGATAGTTACGACGAACTGGTGAAATAACTGGGTTATAAGGGCTATCTACAGCATACTTCATGATTCGAGTTGTGAGCCATGCTGATGCGTCAGAGATAACAGGTGTTGCAGTGTGTGATGGAACATAAGGTTCGCGATCACTATCTAAAAATTCAATGCGTGTAATCGTATGGGGTTTAATATAATTACCATCATTGAACATAACAGCATTGGCTCCCGCTAATTCAACAGGGCTAACTGTAAATGTTCCATCACCAATAGCAAATCCTGGTCGGAAGTTATCTTCAGATACGGAACTGAATCCGAGTTTATTGAGATATTCGACCATCTTTTCATTTCCAATGGTATCAATTGTACCTTGTGTTGCTTCTAAAGCAGGTATGTTTCGTGAATCGGCAACAGCCATCATTAAAGGAACTTGTCCTAAATAGCGACCATCATAGTTACCAATTAAAATATCTGTACCACGATAATTCATTGGAGCATCCAAGAATACATGTGAGGTCGCAAGACCTTGATATTCAAATGCAGGTGCATAGGCGATATGTGGTTTCATAACGGATGCTGGTGATGAGTTTTTCGCGATGGCACGGTTATGAAGGAATGCTCCATTATAATCGAAACCACCCACAATTCCTGCAATCTCACCAGTACGGTTATTTAAGATAACCGAACCTACTTGAATTGGACGATATTCATTCTTCTCTTCATCGATAAGTGAAGGGTTTAAGTCTGTGATCTTACGGTTTTGGAAATCATCGATTCCTTTTTGAACCGTAGGGTCCATACTTGTGTAAATATTCATCGAAACTTTTCCTGGATCAAGTCCAGTAAGTTCTTGTGCTTCTTGATATGCGACGTCAATGAATGCTTGATATTCAAACATTTCACCTTCGGAAGCTGAGGACTCAACTAGTAAATCCTCTACGCGTACAGCTTTCGCAAGTTGGTACTCTTCATCGGTAATGTAGCCGTGATAATTCATTAAATAGAGTACTTCTTTAGTTCGCTCATCGGCTGCTTCGATACTATAGTAAGGGTTATTGACACTTGGTGCATTAATAACACCTGCAAGGAAGGCTGCTTCTGTAAGGTTAATTTCAGATAGACGCTTGCCGAAGTATGCTTGAGCCGATGCATCTGCTCCCATTGTGCGCGGAACACCATAGTTAATCATATTAATATAGAGTTCAAAGATCATTTTTTTACTGAGGACTTGTTCACGCTCTAATTTAGTAGAAAGATAAATTTCTTGCAGTTTTCGGTTTACACCTGTTGCTGCATCCTCATTCTCCATAAAATACTGGTTTTTGATTAGTTGCATCGTTAGCGTTGATCCACCTTGACCAAAACTAATCGATCCATGTCTTAATGAATCAAGAAGATTTGAAAGTGCTGCTTTGGTAAAGCGGGGAACATCCCAACCACCATGGACAAAGAAACGGGAATCCTCAACAGCAACAAATGCATCAATTAATGATTGAGGCACTTGATCAAATGTTGTAGGATCTGATTTCTTTGCGGCTGTATTGTAAATCGGCTCACCATTTTTATCAAAGATGGTGGATGCAGATTGTGTTAAAAAGTCATCCTTTTTAAGCACTGGAGCATTCTTCATGTTTTTAACGGTGAGTGCTCCCACGCCCGTAACGCCAAGAATTCCAATTGATACACAGACAATTAAGACCCATGCGACGATACGTTGTCGTTTAAGTTTCTTTTGTTCGGGTGTTAAGGGTTTTTTATCTTTTTTTGGTTTTACTTTTTTTTGAGAACCATTTGTATTATTTGAAGATCCACTTTTCATATGTGGAATCTCAGGTTCGTTTTTACTTTTTCTATTTGTCATAGACACTCCTTTATATAGACTCTATTAATAATGTCAAGATAATGACAAGGTATTTGATATGTACTCTCGAGCTGAAAACCGACGGTTCGAATCCACGAAAGGGGTAATGAACGGACGCTTTTTTCGCTAATATAAGGTACAAAGTCTTTTGCAAAGATCAAATACGTCTCATCAATCGTCCAAAAACGAATGATAAGAAATGCTATGGCACCATGCCGTGAAACAGCAGCAAGATGATCGAGCTGATGTTTATGAAGCGCAGCAAGTGGGAACAACGTTTTGTTCTTTGTTTCCTTTGCTTCAAAATCAAGAGCGTATCCCTTATATACACCTTGATAATCGGTTGTGGATGCCTGTCTAAAATAAGCTTCAGTGATTTTTGCTTTGTTACGTGAAGGATAGTCAACATTGACAATTTGAATCGGCGTAGGTTTTTTATGAACTACCGCCATGTCCTTCATGAGATAGTGGTCATTGGTTTTGTTGATATCTTCTTCAAGACTCATACCACGTCTACTTGTAACGCCAGTACCACTGGGTTTGTTGTAAGTTTTTTTTCCAGTTGGATATTGAATCATCTAATCACCAACAATATTATACTATAATTCACATCAAATATCATATACTAAAAATCTTCAGGGAAAGCGGAGGTTTCCTATTGAACTTCAAACGGTAATTTGTAATAATAGATGAGAGGTGAATTTATGGCACAAAAATTAACGACGCAAGCAATCCTGGATAAAGAGTTCCATGTGGACTTTAAGGGATATAATGCAGTTGAGGTTGATCAATTCCTTGATCAAGTAATGCACGACTATGAATTCTTTGAAGGCATTATCAAAGAACAAAAAGAGTTGTTAGATCGATATGAAACCACATTAGGTCAACAAAAACGCATGCTTTTAGAATATGAAGGAAGAGATCGTGTGTCTAAGGATATGCCGACTCAATTCAGTCATGTAGACATTCTAAAACGTGTTTCACGACTTGAGGAAGCGGTCTTTAATAATAAAAAATAAATCTTACTAACACGAAAGATAATCGCTGCAGTAAAATGTAGAGGAAAGTCCATGCTCGCACCACCTGAGATGGTGGTAGTGTTTGTGCTCAGTGAATCAATAAGCTGAGGTATAGAGGCATCTATAACGGCAGACCAAAATCCTAAGGGAAACTATGGATGGAGGCTATAAAAGTGCCACAGTGACGAAGTTCCTAGGGAAACCTAGGAAGTGGAACGAGGTAAACCCCATAAGCGAGAAACCCAAAATTGGTAGGGGAACTCACACTACTGAAATGAAGGTAACGTGAGACGTTTTTAAAACGTAGATAAATGATTATCGCAACAGAACATGGCTTAATGAGTGTTAATGCATTTAGGAGTAGAAATACTCCTTTTTTTAATTTGATAAATGCACACGTATTACATTGTAATAAAGTGTAATGATTGTTATAATTATTTTATATGTGTAAGGAAGGTGAGCATAACTTGGAAAAAATTGGCTTAATACTACAAGAACGCCGTAAAGAACAAGGTTACTCATTAGAAGAAATGAGTGTTAAAACGAAATTATCAACCGTACAGTTGAGTGCTATTGAAGAAGGAAATATTCAATTTTTTAAAGATGATTTATCGTATTTGAGTTACTTTGTACGATATTACGCAAATGCTTTAGGTATTGATTATAATGAATTGCGAAATGAGTTGGATGATACGATTAACGCGTATACGGATTCCATCACGGTTTCTCAGATCAAAAAGCAAGACGAAATTACAAGTAATGTCCAAAAAAAATCAAAGAAAACAAAAGTTAAAAGTAAACCCACTTCGAAAGGTCGTAAAAAGATGGATTTACAAACAATTGCAATGCTTCTATTTGCGATTGCAATTCTTGTGCTTTTATTCTTTGGTGGTTATAAATTGTTGAGTGGAAGTCTCAACGTTAAAGATCCAATTGAAGATCCAGGAAGTACAATTGTTGTGCCAAAAGAAGATCCGAAAGAGGAATCTAAAGAAGACGAGAAAAAACCTGAAACAGAAAAACCAAAAGAACCTGAAAAAGTGAAACTTGAAGTTGCGCAAAAATCGATTGAAGGATCCAGTGTTGTTTATGAAGTAAAGAACTGGGTTAAAGATGAAAAAGCAACGTTTGAATTTGAGTTCCACAATGCTTCATGGACATCCTTTACAGAAGATGGTCAACAACTTGCAAACCCTGCAGCTAAGATTTTTAATGCAGGTGAGAAAGCAAGTGTGATCTTCAATGTTGTTGAAGGGAAGTCGTTGGAAGCAACGTTTGGTTATATGAATGGAAATGAAATTAAGTTGAATGGTGAGAAAGTTGAATTGGATGCATCGATTGCAACCTTACCAGACTATGCAACAATTACCTTCAAGTTTATTGGAGGAGCTAACTAATGAATATTGCAAATAAATTAACCGTGTTTCGAATTATTTTAATACCAATCATCGTATTGGTTGAATTATTTCCTTACAGTCATTTTGGGATTACTGTTCCCTATATTAATATCGAAACCGTAATGTTATCTTATAAAAATATCGCGGTTCTTGTACTCTTTGCGGTTGCATCCTTTACAGATTTCCTGGATGGTTATCTTGCACGCAGTCGCAATATGATTACCGTCTTTGGTAAGTTCTTAGATCCAATTGCGGATAAACTTTTAGTGAATACATTATTTATAATTTTTGCTTATCAAGGAATTGTTCCTGTTGTGGCAGTATTGATTATGATTTGGCGCGATACCATTGTAGATGCAGTACGAATGTTACTTGCTCAAAAAGGAATGGTTATGGCTGCTGGGTATTTAGGTAAGGTAAAGACTGTAGCGCAAATGATTGCAATTATTTTAGTCTTGCTGAATAACCTGCCATTTGAGTTGTATCATATTCCAGTTTCATCCATTGCAGTATGGTTTGCAACATTAATGTCAGTCTTAAGTGGGGCTTCGTATGTAATTCAAAGCCGTTCATTCTTTACAGAAAGTATGTAGTCTTTGTTTAGTTTCATATATGGAGGATCGTATGGATAACGCAAAAAAAGATAAAGTTCTTGATGATGCAATAAAACAAATCGAAAAACAATTTGGTAAGGGTTCAATTATGCGCTTGGGTGATCGAGCAGCGGTTGATATTGATGCTATTAGTTCAGGGTCGTTAAGTTTAGATGCTGCACTTGGAATTGGCGGATACCCAAAAGGTCGTATTATTGAAATTTACGGCCCTGAATCAAGCGGTAAAACAACGCTCGCATTACATGCAATTGCAGAAGTGCAAAAAGCGGGTGGAAAAGCTGCATTTATCGATGCTGAAAATGCGATTGATCCTATCTATGCTCAAAACTTAGGCGTTAACATTGATGATTTAATTCTTTCACAACCCGATAGCGGTGAACAAGGATTAGAAATTGTAGATGTTTTAGTACGAAGTGGTGCGGTTGACTTGATTGTGGTTGACAGTGTTGCTGCACTTGTTCCACAAGCGGAACTTGATGGGGAAATGGGCGATGCTCAAGTTGGTTTACAAGCTCGGATGATGTCTAAAGCAATGCGTAAATTATCCGGTGGAATGAACCGAGGCGAGTGTACTGCAATTTTTATTAATCAACTTCGAGAAAAAGTAGGAATTATGTTTGGTAATCCTGAAACAACACCGGGAGGTCGTGCCTTAAAATTCTATTCTTCGGTTCGACTTGATATTCGTCGTAGTGAACAAATAAAACAAGGTACAGATATTGTGGGTAATAAAGCTAATATTAAAGTCGTAAAGAATAAAGTGGCACCGCCCTTTAGAGCAACACAAGTTGAAATTATTTACGGTAAGGGAATTAGCTATATTGGTGAAGTAATCGACTTAGGTGTTCAATACGACTTTATCAATAAGAGTGGATCATGGTATTCTTATAAAGATGAGAAAATCGGACAAGGTCGTGAAGCGGTACGAAGTTTCTTAGAAGATAATCCTAAGATAACTGAAGAAATTGCTGCGCAAATTCGCGAGATTATTCTACCGAAACGTGAAGTTTTAGAGAAAAAAGAGGAGAAAGAATGATATTATATATCATTCTTTTTTTTGTCCTTGTGGAATTCACATTAATAAAGTATTATATATGTATTAGGAAACTAATTTTTAAATATTTTTTAATAAAGAAAGAGGAATAGAATGGACAATCAACTATTATATTCCGTCTTAACTGGTATTATTGTTTTTATTTTGACAATTTTTGCGATGATTGTCGTTAATAAATTAGGTTTAAACCGTTCAAAGGAACGTGCAAATTCATTAATTAAAGATGCTGAAGATAAAGCAGAATCAATAAAAAGAGAAGCACATTTAGAAGCGAAAACTCATGCATATGAGATCAAACTAAATGCTGAAAAGGAACTTAAGGGGCAGCGTAAGGAACTCCAAGAATATGAAAATAAATTGGATCGCCGTGAAGAAAATCTAAATTTTCGCGATGCAAACTTAGTTACTAAAGATAAAGAAATGTTGAATAAGCAACGTGACTTAGAGGCTAGAACTGCCAAACTAGATAAGATGGAGCAGGAGTTTATTGAGCGCACAGAAGTTCAATTAAGAGAATTAGAACGTGTTGCACATATGCCTGCATCGGAAGCAAAAGCTGAACTTTTCGAAGTTGTCGAAAAGCAAATGGAACAAGAAGTTCTTACATACATACGTGAACAAGAAGAAATGGCTCATCAACGGGCTGAAGACATCGCAAGAAACATAATTTCTCTTGCTATTTCGCGATATGCACAAGAAGAGACTTCACAACGTACTTCATCTGTAATTACCTTACCAAGTGAGGAAATGAAAGGCCGTATTATTGGTCGTGAAGGACGTAATATCCGTGCATTTGAAAATGCTACGGGCGTTGATCTCTTAATCGACGACACACCTGAAATTATTACATTATCCTGTTTTGATCCAATTCGTCGTGAAGTTGCGCGAATGGCATTGGATACTCTTATGACTGATGGTCGAATTCAACCCGGTCGTATTGAAGAAGTTGTTGATAAAGCTCGTAAAGAACTCTATCAAGTTATTAATAAAACGGGTCAAGACACCTTATTTGATCTTGGTATTAGTAAGATGGATAAAGAAATTGTTACCATCCTTGGACGTCTTAAATATCGTTACAGCTACGGTCAAAATGCCTTAGCACACAGTATTGAAGTAGCAAATTTAGCGGGTATGATGGCTGCAGAACTTGGCTTGAATCAAAAACTTGCGAAACGTGCAGGTCTCCTTCATGACATTGGTAAAGGTCTTGATTTTGAAATCGAGGGTAGCCATGTAGATTTAGGAGTACGTTTAGCGAAGAAACATAATGAACATCCAATTGTGATTAATGCGATAGCATCACATCACGGTGATACTGAAGCAACCAGTGCGATAGCCGTACTTGTCGCAGCAGCGGATACATTAAGTGCAGCAAGACCGGGCGCACGCTTTGAGTCGTTTGAAAATTATATTCAACGTCTTGAAGAACTTGAAGCAATTGCATCGACACGTGAAGGTGTCCAACGCGCATTCGCAATTCAAGCAGGTCGTGAATTACGTGTTATGGTTGTACCAGATGAAATCGATGATCTTCAAACGGTAAAATTGGCACGCGATATTCGTCAACAAATAGAAGAAGAACTCACATATCCTGGTCAAATTAAAGTGACCGTGATTCGTGAATTACGCGCAATGGAGTTAGCTAAGTAATGAAGATATTATTTATAGGTGATATCGTAGGAGCAAGTGGTCGACAAATTGTTGTTGACCACTTACCTATGTTAAAAGAGAAATATGAAATTGACTTTACGATTGCAAATGGTGAAAACAGTGCGCATGGTAAAGGGATTACAAAGAAAATATACCATCAATTAACGGAAGCAGGCGTGGAGTGTATTACGATGGGAAACCATACATTCGCAAAACGTGAAATTATCGATGATTATGACGAATGTCCTAATCTTTTAATACCTGCTAACATTGAACCCATTGATTTTGGAAACTACTACAAAGTTTTTGATGTTAAGGGAAAACAAATATGTGTAGTAAACCTTTATGGTGAAGCATTTATGAATCGCGTTGGTGATCGTCCTTATCCTTATATGGACTGGCTTTTGGAGAATACAGAGTATGATTATTACTTTGTGGATTTCCATGGAGAGTCGACGAGTGAGAAGATGTTATTTGCTCATATTTATTCAGAAGAAATTGATGCAATGGTTGGAACCCATACACATGTTCAAACTGCAGATGAACGTATTATTGGTCAAGTGGCTTATATTACGGATGTGGGAATGTGTGGCGCTTGTGATAGTGTTATTGGACGTGACATTGATGAGTTGTATGATCGCGTAATTTTAAATGAAAATACACACTTCAAAGTGGCTAAAGGTGATGCATTCTTAAATGCTGTAGTGATTGATGTTGATGATAAGACAATGAAGTCGAAGTCAATTCAAAGAATTGCAATTTAAAGTAAGTAAAACCAAGCCTTGCTTGGTTTTTTTATTGAAGTTTCTGTGCAAACATTAGTGCTTCGTTTTTAAGTGAAGGAAATCTAGTGTATAATATAGGAAATGGTTTACATCATATTAGAAATTAATTAAAAGGAGATTTTATGGATAAAATTCGTTTTCTCG is a genomic window of Erysipelothrix amsterdamensis containing:
- the recA gene encoding recombinase RecA; this encodes MDNAKKDKVLDDAIKQIEKQFGKGSIMRLGDRAAVDIDAISSGSLSLDAALGIGGYPKGRIIEIYGPESSGKTTLALHAIAEVQKAGGKAAFIDAENAIDPIYAQNLGVNIDDLILSQPDSGEQGLEIVDVLVRSGAVDLIVVDSVAALVPQAELDGEMGDAQVGLQARMMSKAMRKLSGGMNRGECTAIFINQLREKVGIMFGNPETTPGGRALKFYSSVRLDIRRSEQIKQGTDIVGNKANIKVVKNKVAPPFRATQVEIIYGKGISYIGEVIDLGVQYDFINKSGSWYSYKDEKIGQGREAVRSFLEDNPKITEEIAAQIREIILPKREVLEKKEEKE
- a CDS encoding TIGR00282 family metallophosphoesterase, translating into MKILFIGDIVGASGRQIVVDHLPMLKEKYEIDFTIANGENSAHGKGITKKIYHQLTEAGVECITMGNHTFAKREIIDDYDECPNLLIPANIEPIDFGNYYKVFDVKGKQICVVNLYGEAFMNRVGDRPYPYMDWLLENTEYDYYFVDFHGESTSEKMLFAHIYSEEIDAMVGTHTHVQTADERIIGQVAYITDVGMCGACDSVIGRDIDELYDRVILNENTHFKVAKGDAFLNAVVIDVDDKTMKSKSIQRIAI
- the pgsA gene encoding CDP-diacylglycerol--glycerol-3-phosphate 3-phosphatidyltransferase gives rise to the protein MNIANKLTVFRIILIPIIVLVELFPYSHFGITVPYINIETVMLSYKNIAVLVLFAVASFTDFLDGYLARSRNMITVFGKFLDPIADKLLVNTLFIIFAYQGIVPVVAVLIMIWRDTIVDAVRMLLAQKGMVMAAGYLGKVKTVAQMIAIILVLLNNLPFELYHIPVSSIAVWFATLMSVLSGASYVIQSRSFFTESM
- the rny gene encoding ribonuclease Y, yielding MDNQLLYSVLTGIIVFILTIFAMIVVNKLGLNRSKERANSLIKDAEDKAESIKREAHLEAKTHAYEIKLNAEKELKGQRKELQEYENKLDRREENLNFRDANLVTKDKEMLNKQRDLEARTAKLDKMEQEFIERTEVQLRELERVAHMPASEAKAELFEVVEKQMEQEVLTYIREQEEMAHQRAEDIARNIISLAISRYAQEETSQRTSSVITLPSEEMKGRIIGREGRNIRAFENATGVDLLIDDTPEIITLSCFDPIRREVARMALDTLMTDGRIQPGRIEEVVDKARKELYQVINKTGQDTLFDLGISKMDKEIVTILGRLKYRYSYGQNALAHSIEVANLAGMMAAELGLNQKLAKRAGLLHDIGKGLDFEIEGSHVDLGVRLAKKHNEHPIVINAIASHHGDTEATSAIAVLVAAADTLSAARPGARFESFENYIQRLEELEAIASTREGVQRAFAIQAGRELRVMVVPDEIDDLQTVKLARDIRQQIEEELTYPGQIKVTVIRELRAMELAK